In Betaproteobacteria bacterium, the genomic window CCGGCGTCGATGCCTTCGTCGCCGGCTCCGCGGTTTACGGCGCCGGCCGCGACGCCGATCCCCATCGTTACGACACGGTGATTGCCGCCCTGCGGGCCGAACTCGCCCAGATCTGAGAGGCTGTGAAAATTTCGTTCACCCCCGCTCGTCATGCGCAACTGCGCCCGCTCGGCGTTGCCAATGCTCGCCATCGCCCGAGCTATGGCTGTGCTTTGCGCCTTGATCGTGCACACTTGCGCACACCGCTCGGGCGCGCCCGAAAATTTCACAGCCTCTGACCCGTGCGCTTCGCTTCAGTCACCTTCGATCTGGACGGAACGCTCCTCGACACCGTCGCCGATCTGGCCGAAGCCTGCCGCCGCATGCTTCTCGAGCTTGGCGAGCCCCCGCGCAGCCTGGCCGAAATCCATGCCTTCGTCGGCAAGGGCATGGCCGTCCTGGTCGAGCGTTGCCTGACCCGGGGCGTCCCGCCGGAGGCCCGCCGTCTGCAAGCCGGCATCGAGGCCTTCAAACGCCACTATCTGGAGGTCAATGGCCAGCAGGCCGTCCTCTACCCGGGCGTCCTCGCCGGTCTGGAGGCCTGGAAGGCCGCCGGGATCCCTCTCGGCGTGGTGACCAACAAGCCCGGGCTGTTCACCGAGGCGCTGCTGGAGCGCTGCGGCCTGGCCTCCTATTTCGACGTCGTCGTTTCTGGCGACACCACGCCCTACAAGAAACCGCGGCCCGAGCCCCTGCTGCACGGGGTGGCCCTCCTGGGAACGACGCCGCAGCGCAACCTGCACGTGGGCGATTCCCTCAACGACATCGAGGCGGCCCGGGCCGCCGGCTGCCCTGTCTTCTGCGTCCCCTACGGCTACAACGAAGGCCGGCCGGTGGACAGTGCCGAATGCGATGCGCTAGTATCCGACCTGCTCGCCGCCTACCGGCGCGCCCTTGAATTCTGACCCGCCCCCACCCGAAATGACTTCCCTGATCGACCGGCAATTCTGGCTTTGGCGCCCCTTCGCGGCCGCCGAATCCTGGCGCCACTGGCGCTCCTGAATCGTTCCTGCGCCCTCCGTGCGGCGCATCCGGCCTGACCAGTTCCCTGTCATTTTTGAGGTTCCCCATGACTGAAACCGAATTCAACGCCCTGGCGGCCCAGGGTTACAACCGGGTCGCCGTGACCCTGGAAACCTTTGCCGACCTCGACACGCCCCTGTCCATCTACCTCAAGTTGGCGGGCCGGCCCTTTTCGTATCTGCTGGAGTCGGTGCAGGGCGGCGAACGTTTCGGCCGTTACTCCTTCGTCGGCCTGGCGGCCAGCACCCGCATCGTCGTGCGCGGCAGCGAGGTCGCCGTCCATTGCGGCGACCGCATCGTGGAGCGGGAGGAGGGCGGTGACCCGCTGGAGTTCCTCGGGCGCTACCTGGCGCGCTTCCGCGTCGCGCCGGCGGCGGGGCTGCCCCGCTTCTGCGGCGGCCTGGTGGGCTGCTTCGGTTACGACACCGTACGCTACGTCGAGAAGCGTCTTTGCCATGGACAGACCGCCGGTGATCTGGGCACGCCGGACATCGTCCTGCTGCTCTCGGAAGAAATTGCCGTGGTCGACAACCTCTCGGGCAAGCTCACCCTGGTGGTCTATGCCGAGCCCGGGGTGCCCGGCGCCTACGACAGGGCCCGGGCCCGCTTGAAGACGCTGGTGGCCCGCCTGCGGGAGCCGGTGGCCATCCCGCAAGAGGGACCGCGCAGTTCCGCGCCCGCCGTCTCGGGTTTCGGTGAGGAAGCCTTCAAGGCGGCCGTGCGGCGGGCCAAGGACTACATCACCGAAGGCGACATCATGCAGGTCGTCCTCTCCCAGCGCATGGCCAAACCCTGTACCGCGAGTCCCCTGGCGCTCTACCGCAGCCTGCGCAGCCTCAATCCCTCGCCCTACATGTTCTACTTCGACTTCGACGATTTCCACGTCGTCGGCGCCTCGCCGGAAATTCTGGTGCGTCTGGAGGGCGACACGGTCACCGTGCGGCCCATCGCCGGGACGCGCAAGCGGGGCGCCACGCCGGACGAGGACGCCGCCCTGGCCGCCGACCTCCTGGCCGACGAAAAGGAACGCGCCGAACACGT contains:
- a CDS encoding phosphoglycolate phosphatase, which encodes MRFASVTFDLDGTLLDTVADLAEACRRMLLELGEPPRSLAEIHAFVGKGMAVLVERCLTRGVPPEARRLQAGIEAFKRHYLEVNGQQAVLYPGVLAGLEAWKAAGIPLGVVTNKPGLFTEALLERCGLASYFDVVVSGDTTPYKKPRPEPLLHGVALLGTTPQRNLHVGDSLNDIEAARAAGCPVFCVPYGYNEGRPVDSAECDALVSDLLAAYRRALEF
- a CDS encoding anthranilate synthase component I; its protein translation is MTETEFNALAAQGYNRVAVTLETFADLDTPLSIYLKLAGRPFSYLLESVQGGERFGRYSFVGLAASTRIVVRGSEVAVHCGDRIVEREEGGDPLEFLGRYLARFRVAPAAGLPRFCGGLVGCFGYDTVRYVEKRLCHGQTAGDLGTPDIVLLLSEEIAVVDNLSGKLTLVVYAEPGVPGAYDRARARLKTLVARLREPVAIPQEGPRSSAPAVSGFGEEAFKAAVRRAKDYITEGDIMQVVLSQRMAKPCTASPLALYRSLRSLNPSPYMFYFDFDDFHVVGASPEILVRLEGDTVTVRPIAGTRKRGATPDEDAALAADLLADEKERAEHVQLLDLGRNDCGRVAQVGSVRLTENMVIERYSHVMHIVSNVEGRLQPGLDALDVLRATFPAGTVSGAPKVRAMEIIDELEPVKRGIYAGAVGYLGFQGDMDLAIAIRTAVMKDGQLHVQAGAGIVADSDPESEWQETRNKARAVLRAAELAEQGLDTRID